A part of Mycolicibacterium sp. TUM20985 genomic DNA contains:
- a CDS encoding glycosyltransferase family 4 protein, giving the protein MSIHSVLLLCWRDTGHPQGGGSETYLQRIGSQLAADGVDVTLRTARYPGAPRREVLDGVTISRGGGRYGVYVLAGLAMLGARVGLGPLRRVRPDVVIDSQNGIPFLARLAFGRRSVVLVHHCHREQWPVAGPLLSRIGWFVEATLSPRLHRENQYVTVSLPSARDLADLGVDPERVAVVRNGLDEAPADTLTAPRSETPRVAVLSRLVPHKQIEDVLDAVAELAPLMPDLRLDVVGGGWWHERLVEHAAQLGITDLVVFHGHVDDRTKHEVLQRCWVHVLPSRKEGWGLAVTEAAQHAVPTIGYRSSGGLTDSIVDGVTGLLVDDHAELVARLERLLSDEVLREQLGAKAQARSGDFSWRQSTDAMRVVLDSVVDGRLVGGVV; this is encoded by the coding sequence ATGTCCATCCACTCCGTGCTCCTGCTGTGCTGGCGCGACACCGGCCACCCGCAGGGCGGCGGTAGCGAGACCTACCTGCAGCGGATCGGCAGTCAACTGGCGGCCGACGGCGTCGACGTGACGCTGCGCACCGCCCGCTACCCCGGGGCTCCGCGACGCGAGGTGCTCGACGGCGTCACGATCAGCCGCGGTGGCGGCCGCTACGGCGTCTACGTCCTGGCGGGACTGGCGATGCTGGGGGCGCGCGTCGGGCTCGGGCCGTTGCGGCGGGTGCGGCCGGACGTGGTGATCGACAGCCAGAACGGCATCCCGTTCCTGGCGCGACTGGCGTTCGGGCGGCGGTCGGTGGTCCTGGTTCACCACTGCCACCGCGAGCAGTGGCCCGTCGCAGGCCCACTGCTGAGTCGGATCGGCTGGTTCGTCGAGGCCACGCTGTCGCCGCGCCTGCACCGCGAGAACCAGTACGTCACGGTGTCGCTGCCCTCGGCGCGCGATCTCGCCGACCTCGGCGTGGATCCGGAGCGCGTCGCCGTGGTGCGCAATGGGTTGGACGAGGCACCCGCCGATACGTTGACGGCGCCACGGTCGGAGACGCCGCGGGTGGCGGTCCTGTCGCGGCTGGTGCCGCACAAGCAGATCGAGGACGTTCTCGACGCCGTCGCCGAGCTGGCACCGCTGATGCCGGATCTGCGCCTCGACGTCGTCGGCGGCGGCTGGTGGCACGAACGCCTCGTCGAGCATGCCGCGCAGCTGGGGATCACCGATCTCGTCGTCTTCCACGGCCATGTCGATGACCGCACCAAACATGAGGTGCTGCAACGGTGTTGGGTGCACGTCCTGCCCTCGCGCAAGGAAGGCTGGGGGCTGGCGGTCACCGAGGCGGCTCAGCACGCCGTGCCGACCATCGGTTACCGGTCCTCCGGCGGGTTGACCGACTCCATCGTCGACGGCGTCACCGGACTGCTGGTCGACGACCATGCCGAGCTGGTGGCCCGGCTGGAGCGGTTGCTGTCCGACGAGGTGCTGCGCGAACAGCTCGGCGCGAAGGCTCAGGCCCGCAGTGGTGACTTCTCCTGGCGCCAGAGCACCGACGCAATGCGCGTCGTCCTCGACTCAGTGGTCGACGGCCGGCTGGTTGGCGGCGTGGTCTGA
- a CDS encoding class I SAM-dependent methyltransferase, translated as MRATRLLARRATLGRSVRLLGEFRFEQRDPARFYGALAADTVAMVTSLWTATHGTAPTGRTLLDVGGGPGYFATAFEEAGVEYVGVEPDASEMHAGPAGERGNGTFVRASGMALPFADDSVDLCLSSNVAEHVRDPWRMGREMLRVTRPGGLVVLSYTVWLGPFGGHEMGLAHYLGGARAAERYARRHGHRPKNDYGSSLFAVSAADGLDWARSTGMLIAAFPRYHPRWAWWMTRVPLLREFLVSNLVLVLQPS; from the coding sequence GTGCGTGCTACCCGTCTCCTCGCCCGCCGGGCAACCCTCGGTCGCTCGGTCCGACTGCTCGGCGAGTTCCGCTTCGAACAGCGCGATCCGGCCCGGTTCTACGGTGCGCTGGCCGCCGACACCGTCGCCATGGTCACCTCGCTGTGGACGGCGACCCACGGCACCGCGCCGACGGGCCGCACGCTGCTCGACGTCGGCGGCGGCCCCGGTTACTTCGCGACCGCCTTCGAGGAAGCCGGCGTGGAGTACGTGGGCGTCGAGCCGGATGCCTCGGAAATGCATGCCGGCCCGGCCGGGGAGCGGGGCAACGGCACGTTCGTCCGGGCCTCGGGCATGGCGCTGCCGTTCGCCGACGACAGCGTCGACCTCTGCCTGTCCTCCAACGTCGCCGAGCACGTCCGGGATCCATGGCGGATGGGCCGCGAGATGCTGCGGGTGACCAGGCCCGGCGGGCTCGTCGTGCTGTCCTACACCGTGTGGCTCGGTCCGTTCGGCGGCCACGAGATGGGGTTGGCGCACTATCTCGGCGGTGCCCGGGCGGCCGAGCGGTACGCCCGCAGACACGGTCATCGCCCTAAGAATGACTACGGCTCGTCGTTGTTCGCGGTGTCGGCCGCCGACGGGCTGGACTGGGCCCGGAGCACCGGGATGCTGATCGCCGCATTTCCCCGCTACCACCCGCGATGGGCGTGGTGGATGACGCGGGTGCCCCTGCTGCGGGAGTTTCTGGTCAGCAATCTGGTGCTGGTGTTGCAACCGTCGTGA
- a CDS encoding aldehyde dehydrogenase — MTQSTALKTSAFNTQWDKLFIGGKWVEPATSEVIEVHSPATGELVGKVPMASAADVDAACIAARKAFDEGPWPHTSPAERAAVLGAAVKLMEERADELKFLLAAETGQPPTIVDMMQYGAAMSSFNFYVGAADKFTWEDIRDGIYGQTLVLKEPIGVVGAVTAWNVPFFLAANKLGPALLAGCTVVLKPAAETPLSVFAMAEMFAEAGLPEGVLSIVPGGAETGRALTANPLLDKYTFTGSSGVGKEVAKIAAENLKACTLELGGKSAAIILEDADLDSTLPMLVFSGLMNCGQACVGQTRILAPRSRYDEVVEKLSAAVAAMPIGLPDDAGAMIGPLISERQRERVEGYIKKGVEEGARIVTGGGRPEGLDGGWFVEPTVFADVDNSMTIAQEEIFGPVLAVIPFDDEDDAVRIANDSAYGLAGSVYTTDFPKALEIAKKIRTGTYAVNMYAFDPGAPFGGYKNSGIGRENGPEGIEAYCESKSVLLPFGYTP; from the coding sequence ATGACACAGAGCACGGCCCTCAAGACATCCGCTTTCAACACCCAGTGGGACAAGCTGTTCATCGGTGGCAAGTGGGTCGAGCCGGCCACGTCCGAGGTCATCGAAGTGCATTCGCCCGCCACCGGCGAGCTCGTCGGCAAGGTGCCGATGGCCTCGGCGGCCGACGTCGACGCCGCCTGCATCGCCGCGCGCAAGGCGTTCGACGAGGGCCCGTGGCCGCACACCTCACCCGCTGAGCGCGCCGCCGTCCTCGGGGCCGCGGTCAAGCTCATGGAGGAGCGTGCCGACGAGCTGAAGTTCCTGCTCGCCGCCGAGACGGGACAGCCGCCGACCATCGTCGACATGATGCAGTACGGCGCCGCGATGTCGTCGTTCAATTTCTACGTCGGTGCTGCCGACAAGTTCACCTGGGAGGACATCCGCGACGGCATCTACGGCCAGACCCTGGTGCTCAAGGAGCCCATCGGCGTCGTCGGCGCGGTCACCGCGTGGAACGTCCCGTTCTTCCTCGCCGCCAACAAGCTGGGCCCCGCCCTGTTGGCCGGCTGCACCGTCGTGCTGAAGCCCGCCGCCGAGACGCCGCTGTCGGTGTTCGCGATGGCCGAGATGTTCGCCGAGGCCGGACTGCCCGAAGGCGTGCTGTCCATCGTGCCCGGCGGTGCCGAGACCGGACGCGCGCTGACCGCCAACCCGCTGCTGGACAAGTACACCTTCACCGGCAGCTCGGGCGTCGGCAAGGAGGTCGCCAAGATCGCGGCCGAGAATCTCAAGGCCTGCACCCTGGAACTGGGTGGCAAGTCAGCCGCCATCATCCTCGAGGACGCCGACCTGGATTCGACGCTCCCGATGCTGGTCTTCTCCGGGCTGATGAACTGCGGCCAGGCCTGCGTGGGCCAGACCCGCATCCTGGCGCCGCGGTCGCGCTACGACGAAGTGGTGGAGAAGCTGTCCGCCGCCGTGGCCGCGATGCCGATCGGCCTGCCCGACGACGCCGGCGCCATGATCGGCCCGCTGATCTCCGAGAGGCAGCGCGAGCGCGTCGAGGGCTACATCAAGAAGGGCGTCGAGGAAGGCGCCCGCATCGTCACCGGCGGCGGTCGCCCTGAGGGCCTCGACGGCGGCTGGTTCGTCGAGCCGACGGTGTTCGCCGACGTGGACAACTCGATGACCATCGCCCAGGAGGAGATCTTCGGGCCCGTGCTCGCGGTGATCCCGTTCGACGACGAGGACGACGCGGTGCGCATCGCCAACGACTCTGCCTACGGGCTGGCGGGCAGCGTGTACACCACCGACTTCCCGAAGGCGCTGGAGATCGCGAAGAAGATTCGCACCGGCACCTATGCGGTCAACATGTACGCCTTCGACCCGGGCGCACCGTTCGGCGGTTACAAGAACTCGGGCATCGGTCGCGAGAACGGCCCCGAGGGCATCGAGGCGTACTGCGAGTCCAAGAGCGTGCTGCTGCCGTTCGGCTACACGCCGTAG
- a CDS encoding acyl-CoA dehydrogenase — protein MSHYKANVRDLAFNLVEVLGLEKALATGRFGGLDADDVQAMLAEAARQAEGPLAASFEESDRNPPTFDPETHSVALPQAFKESVLSWQRGEWTRIGLAEEIGGVPAPAMVRWAINEFLVGGLPAAFFYLDGPPMMDVLYDVGNEQQKRWAALAVERNWGATMVLTEPDAGSDVGAGRTKAVEQPDGTWHLDGVKRFITSGDCDDLFENIAHLVLARPVGAAPGTKGLSLFLVPKFMPDPETAAPGERNGVYVTGLEHKMGLAASATCELTFGQNGRPAIGFLVGDRHEGIVQMFKIMEFARMAVGGKAIATLSTGYLNALEFAKTRVQGTDLTQMTNKTAPKVTILHHPDVRRSLLMQKAYAEGLRALYLYTAAHQDDVVAELVSGADPDVARRVNDLLLPIVKGVGSERSYQYLAESLQTLGGSGYLRDYPIEQYVRDAKIDSLYEGTTAIQAQDFFFRKIARDRGVALDHVLNQVRDFVESAAGHPELAAARTVLATALADVRAMVATLTGYYVAASNEPSEVYRVGLQSVPFLLAVGDLLIGWLLLWHAEIASSALAGQPGDRDRAFYRGKVTAATFFAMNVLPRLGADRRAIDTTELAAMELAEEAF, from the coding sequence GTGAGCCACTACAAAGCCAACGTCCGGGACCTGGCGTTCAATCTGGTCGAAGTGCTCGGCCTCGAAAAGGCGCTCGCCACCGGTAGATTCGGCGGTCTCGACGCCGATGACGTTCAGGCCATGTTGGCGGAGGCCGCCCGTCAGGCGGAGGGCCCGCTCGCGGCGTCGTTCGAGGAGAGTGACAGGAACCCGCCGACGTTCGACCCCGAGACGCACTCGGTGGCGCTGCCGCAGGCCTTCAAGGAGTCGGTGCTGAGCTGGCAGCGGGGTGAGTGGACGCGCATCGGCCTGGCCGAGGAGATCGGTGGTGTCCCCGCGCCCGCGATGGTCAGGTGGGCGATCAACGAGTTCCTCGTCGGTGGGCTTCCGGCGGCCTTCTTCTACCTCGACGGGCCGCCGATGATGGACGTCCTCTACGACGTGGGCAACGAGCAGCAGAAGCGTTGGGCTGCACTGGCGGTCGAGCGCAATTGGGGTGCAACGATGGTGCTCACCGAGCCCGACGCGGGCTCCGACGTCGGTGCCGGGCGGACCAAGGCGGTGGAGCAGCCCGACGGCACGTGGCATCTCGACGGCGTGAAGCGGTTCATCACCTCAGGGGACTGCGACGACCTCTTCGAGAACATCGCCCACCTGGTGTTGGCGCGGCCCGTTGGTGCGGCGCCCGGGACCAAGGGGCTCAGCCTGTTCCTGGTGCCGAAGTTCATGCCCGATCCCGAGACGGCGGCCCCCGGCGAGCGCAACGGCGTCTACGTCACGGGCCTCGAGCACAAGATGGGCCTGGCGGCGTCGGCGACGTGCGAGCTGACCTTCGGCCAGAACGGCAGACCCGCGATCGGCTTCCTGGTGGGCGACCGCCACGAGGGCATCGTGCAGATGTTCAAGATCATGGAGTTCGCGCGAATGGCCGTGGGCGGCAAGGCCATCGCCACGCTCTCGACGGGGTACCTCAACGCACTCGAGTTCGCCAAGACGCGCGTGCAGGGTACCGATCTGACTCAGATGACGAACAAGACGGCACCAAAGGTGACCATCCTGCACCACCCCGACGTCCGCCGTTCGTTGCTGATGCAGAAGGCCTACGCGGAGGGGCTGCGGGCGCTCTACCTGTACACCGCGGCGCATCAGGACGACGTGGTCGCGGAGCTGGTGTCGGGCGCCGACCCCGACGTCGCGCGGCGCGTCAACGACCTGCTGCTGCCAATCGTCAAGGGGGTCGGATCGGAGCGGTCGTATCAGTACCTTGCCGAATCGCTTCAGACGCTTGGTGGTTCGGGATATCTGAGGGACTATCCGATCGAGCAGTACGTCCGCGACGCGAAGATCGACTCGCTGTACGAGGGCACGACGGCGATCCAGGCGCAGGACTTCTTCTTCCGGAAGATCGCTCGCGATCGTGGCGTCGCGCTGGACCACGTGCTGAACCAGGTAAGGGACTTCGTCGAGAGTGCAGCCGGCCATCCCGAGCTGGCCGCCGCCCGCACCGTGCTGGCCACCGCACTCGCCGACGTGCGGGCCATGGTCGCGACGCTGACGGGCTACTACGTCGCGGCGAGCAACGAGCCGTCCGAGGTCTATCGCGTTGGCCTACAGTCGGTACCGTTCCTGCTCGCCGTCGGTGACCTGCTGATCGGCTGGCTGCTGCTGTGGCACGCCGAGATTGCCTCGTCAGCGCTGGCCGGGCAGCCCGGCGATCGCGACCGTGCCTTCTACCGCGGAAAGGTCACCGCAGCAACGTTCTTCGCGATGAACGTGCTGCCGCGTCTCGGTGCCGACCGACGCGCCATCGACACCACCGAGCTGGCGGCGATGGAGCTGGCGGAGGAGGCCTTCTAG
- a CDS encoding acyl-CoA dehydrogenase, whose translation MGHYKSNVRDLEFNLFEVLQLEKVLASGEFGDLDAASIRDMLSEAARLAEGPLAESFAECDRHPPTFDPETHSVTLPEPFKKSFRAWQQGEWFRIGLSEDVGGVPAPSMLSWAINEFPLGAQPAAFMYLAGPVLASILHEEGNAQQKHWAALSVERNWGATMVLTEPDAGSDVGAGRTKAVEQADGTWHLDGVKRFITSGDSDDLFENIVHMVLARPEGAGPGTKGLSLFMVPKFLPDPETGEPGERNGVYVTGVEHKMGLKVSATCELTFGQNGRPAIGWLVGDTHNGIAQMFKIIEYARMMVGTKAISTLSTGYLNALDYAKTRIQGADMTQMTDKAAPRVSILHHPDVRRALLTQKAYAEGLRALYLYTAAHQDVSAADVVSGADASMAGRVNDLLLPIVKGVGSERAYQTLTESLQTFGGSGFLQDYPIEQYIRDAKIDSLYEGTTAIQAQDFFFRKIARDQGGALAHLAGQIQSFLGAESARAELADCRKRLATALADVQAMVGTMTSYLVASQQNSRDLYRVGLGSVSFLLAVGDLFIGWMLLQGAEIALDALDGEPSDRDRAFYLGKITAARFFANNVLPRLAAERKIIESVDLTTMDLDEGAF comes from the coding sequence ATGGGCCACTACAAGAGCAATGTGCGCGACCTCGAATTCAATCTCTTCGAGGTCCTTCAACTCGAGAAGGTGCTGGCATCCGGCGAGTTCGGCGATCTGGACGCGGCCTCGATCCGCGACATGCTGAGCGAGGCCGCGCGGCTGGCCGAAGGGCCGCTGGCCGAGTCGTTCGCCGAATGTGACCGCCATCCGCCGACGTTCGATCCGGAAACGCACTCGGTGACGCTGCCGGAACCGTTCAAGAAGTCGTTCAGGGCCTGGCAGCAGGGCGAATGGTTCCGGATCGGTCTCTCGGAGGACGTCGGCGGCGTACCGGCCCCCTCGATGTTGTCGTGGGCGATCAACGAGTTTCCGCTCGGTGCGCAGCCGGCCGCCTTCATGTATCTGGCGGGGCCGGTGCTGGCGAGCATCCTGCACGAGGAGGGCAACGCGCAGCAGAAGCATTGGGCGGCACTGTCCGTCGAGCGCAACTGGGGTGCCACCATGGTGCTCACCGAGCCCGACGCCGGATCCGACGTCGGTGCCGGGCGCACCAAGGCCGTCGAACAGGCGGATGGCACCTGGCACCTCGACGGCGTGAAGCGCTTCATCACCAGCGGTGACTCCGACGACCTCTTCGAGAACATCGTCCACATGGTGCTCGCCAGACCCGAGGGCGCCGGGCCGGGCACCAAGGGACTCTCGCTGTTCATGGTGCCCAAGTTCCTGCCCGACCCCGAGACGGGTGAACCCGGCGAACGCAACGGCGTGTACGTCACCGGCGTCGAGCACAAGATGGGTCTGAAGGTGTCGGCGACGTGCGAGCTGACCTTCGGCCAGAACGGCCGGCCGGCGATCGGGTGGTTGGTCGGTGACACCCACAACGGCATCGCGCAGATGTTCAAGATCATCGAATACGCGCGAATGATGGTCGGCACCAAGGCGATCAGCACCCTGTCGACCGGATACCTGAACGCGCTCGACTACGCGAAGACGCGAATTCAGGGCGCCGACATGACTCAGATGACCGACAAGGCCGCACCGCGTGTCAGCATCCTGCACCACCCCGACGTGCGACGGGCGCTGCTGACGCAGAAGGCGTACGCCGAGGGGTTGCGGGCGCTGTACCTCTACACCGCCGCCCATCAGGACGTGTCGGCGGCGGACGTGGTCTCGGGTGCGGATGCCTCGATGGCCGGTCGCGTCAACGACCTGTTGCTGCCCATCGTCAAGGGCGTCGGGTCGGAACGGGCCTATCAGACGCTGACGGAGTCCCTGCAGACCTTCGGTGGCTCGGGGTTCCTGCAGGACTATCCGATCGAGCAGTACATCCGCGACGCCAAGATCGACTCGCTCTACGAGGGCACCACCGCGATCCAGGCGCAGGACTTCTTCTTCCGCAAGATCGCCCGCGATCAGGGTGGCGCGCTTGCGCATCTGGCAGGTCAGATCCAGTCGTTCCTCGGGGCGGAATCGGCCCGCGCCGAACTCGCCGACTGCCGCAAGCGGCTGGCGACGGCGCTGGCCGACGTCCAGGCGATGGTCGGCACGATGACCAGTTATCTGGTTGCCTCTCAGCAGAATTCGCGTGACCTCTACCGCGTCGGCCTGGGCTCGGTGTCGTTCCTGCTGGCGGTCGGCGACCTCTTCATCGGCTGGATGCTGTTGCAGGGGGCCGAGATCGCCCTGGACGCCCTCGATGGTGAACCCTCCGATCGCGACCGCGCGTTCTATCTCGGCAAGATCACCGCGGCCAGGTTCTTCGCCAACAACGTGCTGCCGCGACTGGCCGCCGAACGCAAGATCATCGAATCGGTCGACCTGACCACGATGGACCTCGACGAAGGAGCCTTCTAG
- a CDS encoding TetR/AcrR family transcriptional regulator, translated as MPDPPKVANPRGSTRHRMLDTAVEVLREKGAAGVTIDEVLARSGAPRGSVYHHFPDGRSQLLTEALLYAGDAITAVIDDAAAQGYLPLVRQFVAFWERTLAESDFAAGCPVVAAAIGSAGDDPALTAIAGDIFDRWRVALTRAFVADGFDEADAGSLAMTCIAALEGAVVLCRATRTIEPLREVALQIEFLIKSREFVHRFGLPSAGR; from the coding sequence ATGCCAGACCCCCCCAAGGTCGCCAATCCGCGCGGTTCGACCCGTCACCGGATGTTGGACACGGCCGTCGAGGTCCTGCGCGAGAAGGGCGCCGCGGGCGTCACGATCGACGAGGTGCTGGCGCGCAGCGGCGCACCCCGCGGTTCGGTGTACCACCACTTCCCCGACGGCCGAAGCCAGTTGCTCACCGAGGCGCTGCTGTACGCCGGCGATGCGATCACTGCCGTCATCGACGACGCCGCCGCACAGGGGTACCTCCCGCTGGTGCGACAGTTCGTCGCGTTCTGGGAGCGCACGCTCGCCGAGAGTGACTTCGCTGCAGGCTGCCCGGTGGTGGCTGCAGCGATCGGTTCGGCAGGCGACGATCCCGCCCTGACCGCAATCGCGGGTGACATCTTCGACCGCTGGCGGGTTGCACTCACCCGTGCGTTCGTCGCCGATGGGTTCGACGAGGCCGACGCCGGATCGCTGGCGATGACCTGCATCGCCGCACTGGAGGGTGCCGTGGTGCTGTGCCGCGCGACCCGCACCATCGAGCCACTGCGCGAGGTCGCGCTGCAGATCGAATTCCTCATCAAGTCAAGGGAATTCGTGCACCGCTTCGGGCTGCCCTCCGCCGGGCGCTAG
- a CDS encoding dihydrofolate reductase family protein, which produces MGFVYYTASSLDGFVVDEANSLDWLTSRSVDAKGPFGYEAFADDVGALVMGSATYEWILTNHPGDWMYEQPTWVLTHRSDVIADGHPVQTFTGEVAELAPTLASAAAGRDVWVVGGGVVAAQFVAAGLIDEMVITYAPCSLGAGAQVLPLHSEWVLRDVGRNADFVCARWARAA; this is translated from the coding sequence ATGGGATTCGTGTACTACACCGCGTCGAGCCTGGACGGTTTCGTGGTCGACGAGGCGAACAGCCTCGACTGGCTCACCTCACGGTCAGTCGACGCCAAGGGCCCGTTCGGCTACGAAGCCTTCGCCGATGACGTGGGGGCACTGGTGATGGGGTCGGCCACCTACGAATGGATTCTGACGAACCATCCCGGTGACTGGATGTACGAGCAGCCGACGTGGGTGCTCACCCACCGGTCCGACGTCATCGCCGATGGTCATCCCGTGCAGACGTTCACCGGTGAAGTCGCCGAGCTGGCGCCGACATTGGCCTCGGCCGCGGCGGGCAGGGACGTCTGGGTCGTCGGCGGTGGCGTCGTCGCGGCGCAGTTCGTTGCGGCAGGGCTGATCGACGAGATGGTCATCACGTATGCGCCGTGCTCGCTCGGCGCGGGCGCCCAGGTACTGCCGCTGCACTCCGAATGGGTGCTGCGCGACGTGGGCCGCAACGCCGACTTCGTCTGTGCGCGTTGGGCAAGAGCCGCCTAG
- a CDS encoding helix-turn-helix domain-containing protein: MSDPLSSSPESLRSLRRDRLRELLDAVVGGDHADVTEMARSSFTSPFHFSRQVSRSTGEPPAAMRRRVMLERAAWRLQRGEGVAAVAAEEGWSSPEVFSRAFRRAYGVPPSQARDVAFRLAAPNGLHFHPPGSLWLDSADDTTSPEVSHLMVAHDVADTAYLIGAAAELTEEQWGERLSPGQVVLDWDGEEPSVGAVLGAIVWSKEVWLASIEGRDQPECPRLRAAARLADDHAAVSARWTSMVGEVAADGRMGDTVIDALCDPPESFQLYGIVAHVLTYAAHRRELARTMLARHGVLAGRGDPLDWMRRS, encoded by the coding sequence CTTCCCCGGAGTCGCTGCGATCTCTGCGTCGAGACCGCCTGCGAGAGTTGCTCGACGCCGTCGTCGGTGGTGACCATGCCGACGTCACCGAGATGGCGCGCAGCAGCTTCACGTCCCCGTTTCACTTCTCCCGCCAGGTCAGCCGATCGACGGGTGAACCACCCGCGGCGATGCGTCGGCGCGTCATGCTGGAGCGGGCCGCATGGCGACTGCAACGGGGCGAGGGTGTCGCGGCCGTGGCGGCCGAGGAGGGGTGGTCGTCACCCGAGGTCTTCTCCCGCGCCTTTCGGCGCGCGTACGGAGTGCCACCGTCGCAGGCGCGTGACGTCGCGTTCCGCCTGGCCGCACCGAACGGGCTGCACTTCCATCCGCCGGGGTCGCTCTGGTTGGACAGCGCGGACGACACCACCTCGCCTGAGGTCTCCCACCTGATGGTGGCGCACGACGTGGCCGACACCGCGTACCTGATCGGTGCGGCCGCCGAGTTGACCGAAGAGCAATGGGGAGAACGTCTTTCACCGGGACAGGTGGTCCTCGACTGGGATGGGGAGGAGCCCAGTGTCGGCGCGGTGCTCGGCGCCATCGTGTGGTCGAAGGAGGTCTGGCTCGCCAGCATCGAGGGACGCGACCAGCCCGAGTGTCCCCGGCTTCGGGCTGCCGCCCGGCTCGCCGACGACCATGCTGCGGTATCCGCCCGGTGGACGTCGATGGTGGGCGAGGTTGCCGCGGACGGTCGAATGGGCGACACCGTGATCGACGCTCTGTGCGATCCGCCGGAGTCGTTCCAGCTGTACGGCATCGTCGCGCATGTGCTGACGTATGCGGCGCACCGGCGGGAGCTGGCCCGGACGATGCTTGCCCGGCACGGTGTCCTGGCGGGACGCGGTGACCCGTTGGACTGGATGCGAAGGAGCTGA